One Williamsia phyllosphaerae genomic window, CCTCATCCTCGACACCTACGAGGCGGGCGTCGCGTTGCTCGGGACCGAGGTCAAGAGCCTGCGCGACGGGAAGGCATCGCTCGTCGACGCGTTCGCGACCATCGACAACGGCGAGGTCTGGCTGCGCGGGCTGCACATCGCGGAGTACGGCAACGGGTCGTGGACGAACCACGCGCCTCGTCGCAACCGCAAGCTGCTGCTGCATCGTCGCGAGATCGACGGTCTGACGGGCAAGATCCAGACGGGCAACCTGACGCTGGTCCCGCTGTCGATGTACTTCAACGAGGGCAAGGTCAAGGTCGAGTTGGCCCTGGCCCAGGGCAAGCAGGCCCACGACAAGCGCCGCGCGCTCGCCGAGCGGACCGCGGTCCGCGAGGTCACCCGCGAGCTCGGACGCCGCGTCAAGGGCATGCCCGGCTGAGTCGCCGAGGCGAAATCGGAATGAATTCGTCGGTACGGCTTGTTAGTATCAATCGTTCGCTGTGTCAGCGGCGGACACCTACACGGGGCTGAACGGTTTCGACTGCGTGCATCGATGTAGGGGAAGCGTGTCGGTGCAGGCGAGAGACCACCGTGAGCGTCATCGCAACCAATTAAGCGCCGATAAGAATCAGCGCGACTACGCCCTCGCCGCCTGAGCGAGCGCTAGTCTGTCGGCCCGGGTGTGCTCCCGCCCCGGGTACCGGCATCATTCAGGGAGCTCACCGTCCTCCTCGGTCGCGGAGGGGGACGGGACATCCAACAGCGACTGGGATCGTCATCTCGGCTTGTTCGCGTGACCGAGAGATCCGAGTAGAGGCGTAGCGAACTGCACACGGAGAAGCCCTACTGACATGACGAAGGACCCGGGTTCGATTCCCGGCAGCTCCACCGTCACAGAACGGACCAGGACATCAGTCCTGGTCCGTTCTGCGTTTCGCGATGTGCCCGACTGAGTTCGTCCGATATACGGCGGTTCGAGGGCATATTGCCCTTGATCAGCTCTATGTCGGACGATCTCGACGGATCCCGGCGGGCGCGGCCACCGTCCAACATTGGTGGAACACGGAGTCTTCAGTCGAGCCGAGCTCGCTCGCCTCGGGATGACGGAGCCGCAGGTACGTCGAGCCGTCCGGTCCGGTGACCTGATCCGGCTGAGGTCGGCTGATACGTCCGTCCCGACGCGGACCCGACAGTGGTGGCCGGGGTGCGCGCAGGCGGAGTTCTCGGCTGTGTCTCGGCTCCGCGGCGGCACGGCGTGTGGATCGCACCGGGGTACGACACGGTGCACACCAGGGCGAGCAAGAGTCTTCGCGGATCGGTGCCGAGGCGTTGCCGCGCACCGGGACCGCCACTTCCGACGTCGGCTGCTGTCGACCCTGTCGATGTCGCGCTCCGATGCGCGGTGCTGTGCATGAGCGACGAGCACTGGATCGCTGCCTGCGATTCGGCACTGGAGTCCGGACTCGTCGACCGCGCCGACCTGGACGCCGTCCTCAACGCCCGAGGCAGATCTCTGTTGTCGAAATGCGACGAGCACTCTCAATCGGGTATGGAGTCCATCTGTCGAGTTCGCCTGCGTGCGCTGCGATTCGGTGTGGTCGTCCAGCCGAAGATCGCCGGCGTCGGAAAGGTGGACCTGCGGGTGGGCAAGTTGCTCATCGAGTGCGACAGCAAGACCCATCACACGAGTCTGGAGAACTACCAGAATGATCGGCGCCGCTACCGGTCTGCGCTCGTCACGGGATGGATGACGATGCGGGTGACCTATGACGACGTCCTGTACGGCTGGGATGGCGTGCTCGACGATGTCCAGACCATCACCCGTGCCGACCGTCACCGAATCCGTGGCAGAAATCGTCCGGCATAGACCTCATCAAGGGCATATTGCCCTTCATGCCACCCCTGTCGGACGAAGTCCGCTGCTCCCGGGAGAACGGCTGCTGGTAACGCGGCGTACCACCCCGGCGATGTCCTGTGTGACTGATTCGTACCCGAACAAAGGACCCCTCGTGCGCCGACTCCTCGTCCTTCCCGTCGCCCTTGCTGCTGCAGCGGTTTTGCTCACCGCCTGCGGCTCCGACACCGATTCGTCGGCCACTGTCTCGTCGACGCCCGCCTCTGCCTCGGTGTCCGCGGCAGCGCCGTCCACCACCGCGGCGTCAACCTCGTCGTCGGCGCCGGAGGCTGAGGCCGACGAGGCAGCACCCGCGCCCACGGTGAGCGACGAGATCGTGGACGGACCGCCGCCCGCGGCAACGCAGACCCAGGCGCCGAAGTCGCCGTTGGGCAGTGACGCATGCACTTTCGCAACCGAGGATTCGCTGATGGCAGCGCTGCGGTCGAGCCCGGCCTTCAACCGGACGGCAAGCCCGACGGGCTTCCGCCGGATCCAGTGTTCGACGCCCTTCGCCCTCGCCTCGACCTCCGGGACCCCGCAATCGTCGGGAGTGCTGTTCCAGCGCACCGGACAGAGCTGGACCGTCCTGGATGTCGGGTCGGCGATCCAGTGCGCGCAGTACGGCGTGACCGCGGCGCAGGCCCCGGCACTCGAGGGATGCGTCGTCTGATCAGGAAGGAATGCCTCCCCGACGATGAGCGTTGGAAACGATCGTGGGCCTGAGATTCGGGCCTGCCATCAACTCCTGGAGGACGCCCGATGACCTCGGTTCCGACCATTGCACTCAACGACGGACGCAGCATCCCGCAACTCGGGTTCGGTGTGTTCCAGATCGACGCCGACGAGACCGCCAAGGCCACCCGCCTCGCGCTCGAGACCGGCTACCGGCACATCGACACCGCGCAGATGTACGGCAACGAGAAGCAGGTCGGCGAGGGCATCCGCGACTCGGGAATCGCCCGTGACGACATCTGGGTGACCACCAAGCTCAACAACGGTTTCCACCGTCCCGACGACGCGAAGCGCTCGTTCGACGAGAGCCTCGAGAAGCTCGGACTCGACCATGTCGACCTGTTCCTCATCCACTGGCCGTTGCCCACCCGGTACGACGGCGACTTCGTGACCACCTGGAACACGCTCATCGAGTTCCAGGAGGAGGGTCGCGCCAAGTCCATCGGCGTCTCGAACTTCCAGCCGACGCACCTCGACAAGCTGGCCGCGGAGACCTCGGTCGTGCCGTCGGTCAACCAGATCGAGGTCCACCCGTACTTCACCAACACCGAGGCGATCGCCTACGGCACCGAGCACGGCATCGCGACCGAGGCATGGTCGCCGATCGCGCAGGGCAAGGTGCTCGACGACGACGTCATCGGGAAGATCGCCGAGCGGGTCGGCAAGTCGACCGCCCAGGTGACGCTGCGGTGGCACATCCAGCACGGGAACATCATCTTCCCGAAGTCGGTGACCGAGCAGCGCGTCAAGGACAACTTCGACATCTTCGACTTCGAGCTCTCCGCAGACGACGTCGCCGCACTCGACGGCCTCGACAAGGGCGAAGACGGACGCACCGGCCCCAACCCGGACACGTTCGACTACATCCCCGACTGAATGACTTCCCGGACCACGTGAACCGGGAGAACGAGAAGACCCGGCAGGGGTGATCCTTCTGCCGGGTCTTTTCATGTCGGGACCTCTCAGGTGCCGGCTCCGGTGTCGATCCGCTCGTGCAGCCACGGCAGGGCATCGGCAAGTGCGATCGCACCGAACGACCAGGTGTGCGGTCCGGCGCGATAGACCTCGGTGGTCGTCACGCCGAGCGAATCGGCCAGCGACGACAGCTGTTTCGCCGCGGTGATCTGACTCGACCCCAGCTGACCGCCGGACCGCTTGCCCTCGGACTGGAACCAGCCCGCGAGGTCGGTGTACCGACCGTGCGCGCGCATCACCGTGGCCGGGTCGAAACGGTCCCACGCGTCGCTGTCGCCGCCGTAGAGCGTCTTGATCGTGTTCTGTTTGTCGCCCACGTTGGGGCCGATGTCGCCGGAGATGTCGACGAAGGTGGCGAAGTCGTCGGGGTGCCGCACGGCGAGGTCGATGGCGCAGGTGCCGCCCATCGACCAGCCGACCACGGCCCAGTTGCGGGCCGCGGACGCCGCCGCGAAGTGCGAGATGACGTATGGACGGACCTCGTCGACGATGTGGGTGTCGACGTTGCCGCGCGGGCCGTCGACGCACTCGGTGTCGTTGCTGAATCCGCCGGAGGGGTCGACGAGCACGAGGATCGGGGCCCGACCGCCGTGGTCGCGGGCGTAGGCGTCGACGACCTCGAGGGCGTTGCCGCTGCGCACCCAGTCCTCGGGGGTGTTGATGACCCCACCGATCATCACCACGGCGGGCAGACGCGGTGGCGTCGGCCCCGCGAACCACGCCGGTGGCAGGTAGACGTACTCGGTGCGGTGACGGAAGTGGCTGAGCGAATTCGGGGCGTCGAAGGGGACGATCCGGCCGGTCTCGGTGGGCTTGTCGCGGTAGGAGGCCAGCTTCGCGACGGTCGTCTGGTTGGGCAGGGGTCCTGCGGTGATGCCGTCCCACGCGCGGGTCAGTGTGGGGTAGTAGCCCGACCACTGGTTCGCGATCAGGGCCACGCTCACCAGCGTCAGAGGGAGCGCGACCGCGGCTGCCGCGTGCTGCCACCACCGGGCGTGCCGCGCCCCCGCGGCGATGACGACGACCATCGCCGCGGCGATCGCCGCGAAGATCCAGAACAGCACCGGCGCCGAGTCCGGGGCCAGTCCGCGGTGGTCGAGATAGAGGTATAGGCCGACCGCGGTCACCGCACCGACGCCGATGGCGACGGGTACCCACACCGTTCGCCACCGGCGGGTGCGCCAACCGACGGCCGTGATGACCAGCGCTGCCGCGATCACCTCGACGACGGTCGGGAACCAACCGGTCAGCAGGTGGACGTCCAGCGCCATCGCCGTGTGGCGGGCAGGGCTGTACTGCCACTGCTCCGCGCTCACCACGACGTCGACACCACGCACCTGATGATGATGCAACCGTCACCTGTTGGATTGCTGTGAATCCGCGCGAATTCGTCTGAGC contains:
- the smpB gene encoding SsrA-binding protein SmpB, whose product is MVKEKGRKAIATNRKARHNYLILDTYEAGVALLGTEVKSLRDGKASLVDAFATIDNGEVWLRGLHIAEYGNGSWTNHAPRRNRKLLLHRREIDGLTGKIQTGNLTLVPLSMYFNEGKVKVELALAQGKQAHDKRRALAERTAVREVTRELGRRVKGMPG
- a CDS encoding alpha/beta hydrolase yields the protein MRGVDVVVSAEQWQYSPARHTAMALDVHLLTGWFPTVVEVIAAALVITAVGWRTRRWRTVWVPVAIGVGAVTAVGLYLYLDHRGLAPDSAPVLFWIFAAIAAAMVVVIAAGARHARWWQHAAAAVALPLTLVSVALIANQWSGYYPTLTRAWDGITAGPLPNQTTVAKLASYRDKPTETGRIVPFDAPNSLSHFRHRTEYVYLPPAWFAGPTPPRLPAVVMIGGVINTPEDWVRSGNALEVVDAYARDHGGRAPILVLVDPSGGFSNDTECVDGPRGNVDTHIVDEVRPYVISHFAAASAARNWAVVGWSMGGTCAIDLAVRHPDDFATFVDISGDIGPNVGDKQNTIKTLYGGDSDAWDRFDPATVMRAHGRYTDLAGWFQSEGKRSGGQLGSSQITAAKQLSSLADSLGVTTTEVYRAGPHTWSFGAIALADALPWLHERIDTGAGT
- a CDS encoding aldo/keto reductase — its product is MTSVPTIALNDGRSIPQLGFGVFQIDADETAKATRLALETGYRHIDTAQMYGNEKQVGEGIRDSGIARDDIWVTTKLNNGFHRPDDAKRSFDESLEKLGLDHVDLFLIHWPLPTRYDGDFVTTWNTLIEFQEEGRAKSIGVSNFQPTHLDKLAAETSVVPSVNQIEVHPYFTNTEAIAYGTEHGIATEAWSPIAQGKVLDDDVIGKIAERVGKSTAQVTLRWHIQHGNIIFPKSVTEQRVKDNFDIFDFELSADDVAALDGLDKGEDGRTGPNPDTFDYIPD